One window from the genome of Comamonas antarctica encodes:
- the stbB gene encoding StbB family protein: MKVAVINFSGNPGKTTIVDNLLAPRISAPKFRVETINAGSVDEQGTELLKGKDFGELQEDLMLLESAIVDVGASNVEEFIKQMGQFDGSHGEFDCFVVPVVSEKKQQIDTINTIETLSGLGVPASKIQVVFNKVELEDASDVSRMFSTIFGLHAETKSFTLRPDAVIFRNEIFERLHILKKNVSEIVDDDTDYRTMLREAKDDDAKAHAISMISAQRLAKSAHKNLDDVYRTLFK; encoded by the coding sequence ATGAAGGTGGCCGTGATCAATTTCAGCGGAAATCCGGGGAAGACGACCATCGTCGATAACCTTCTGGCTCCGCGCATATCGGCGCCAAAATTCCGTGTGGAAACGATCAACGCCGGGTCGGTGGACGAACAGGGCACGGAGCTTCTCAAAGGTAAGGACTTTGGCGAGTTGCAGGAAGATTTGATGCTGCTGGAGTCGGCAATAGTCGATGTTGGTGCGTCCAATGTCGAGGAATTCATCAAGCAGATGGGTCAGTTTGACGGTTCGCATGGGGAATTCGATTGCTTTGTCGTGCCTGTCGTCAGTGAAAAGAAGCAGCAAATTGACACCATCAACACGATCGAGACGCTTTCCGGACTGGGCGTGCCCGCCAGCAAAATACAGGTGGTGTTCAATAAGGTCGAGCTGGAAGATGCAAGCGACGTGTCGCGCATGTTCAGCACGATATTCGGGCTTCATGCTGAAACGAAAAGCTTTACGCTGAGGCCTGATGCAGTGATATTCAGAAATGAAATATTCGAGCGCCTGCATATCCTTAAAAAAAACGTCTCGGAAATCGTCGATGACGATACCGATTACCGCACCATGCTGCGCGAAGCAAAAGATGATGATGCCAAGGCGCATGCCATCAGCATGATATCTGCCCAACGGCTGGCGAAGTCGGCGCATAAAAATCTTGACGATGTTTATCGGACGCTATTCAAATAG